One segment of Rosa chinensis cultivar Old Blush chromosome 6, RchiOBHm-V2, whole genome shotgun sequence DNA contains the following:
- the LOC112169681 gene encoding receptor-like protein kinase 7, giving the protein MSFLRQRLPPVLLLLLSLLFLSLLSPSTSTELDQLLKLKTSLESSNPTLFSSWKQEHPTCNFTGIVCNLNGLVSEINLSQKNLSGSLPFDAICSLPQLEKLSFGSNFLHGSLTEDLKKCTSLQELDLAKNSFTGKVPDLGSLSQLRLLSLNASGVSGLFPWKSLENLTELTFLSLGDNRFDESPITMELGKHDKLYWLYLSNCSITGEIPEGIGNLTLLENLELSHNHLVGEIPQSITNLKKLRQLELYANSLTGKIPAGLGNLTSLRNFDVSDNKLEGDLSELKSLTGLESVQLYENHLVGEVPEEFGEFKNLYQLSLYKNKLTGPLPQKLGSWSGLEYIDVSENYLTGPIPPGMCKNEKLIDFLLLQNNFTGGIPESYANCKSLVRLRVNNNSLSGTVPVGIWSLPRVVVMDLSMNQFEGPLTSDVGKANSLSLLLLANNRFSGELPAALSEATSLVTIQLSMNQFEGQIPATIGNLKKLGSFHLEQNLLSGAIPESIGSCARISEINLAHNNLSGQIPPSLGSLPNLNSLNLSGNQLSSEVPATLSSLKLSLLDLTNNQLIGRVPELLSIAAFNESFDGNPGLCSQTLKNLRPCSSNSGSPSHPRILLSSFIAGVLALLILLGVFLLWKLRRSSLDQPLKSNSWTMKQYHVLTFTENEILDSIKAENLIGKGGSGNVYKVQLRDGKALAVKHIWTSPDSAHQKTYRSTTSILKKSKSSSSEYDAEVATLSSLRHVNVVKLYCSISSEDSNLLVYEYFPNGSLWDQLHMNNKVKMGWEVRYEIALGAARGLEYLHHGSHRPVIHRDVKSSNILLDGDWKPRIADFGLAKIVQAGGEMTHVIAGTLGYIAPEYAYTYKVNEKSDVYSFGVVLMELVTGKSPVETEFGENKDIVSWVCSKMQCGESEFELVDSSIDDTLQEDALNVLSIAIRCTARVPVLRPSMRMVVQMLEEAQPCQLTSINITKEGENNPKMEQNFHY; this is encoded by the exons ATGTCGTTCCTCCGGCAACGGCTCCCTccggttcttcttcttctcctctctctcttattCCTCTCCTTACTCTCTCCCTCCACATCAACCGAGCTCGACCAACTCTTGAAGCTCAAAACCTCCCTTGAAAGTTCAAACCCAACTCTGTTCAGTTCTTGGAAGCAAGAACATCCCACGTGCAACTTCACTGGGATTGTCTGCAACTTAAATGGGCTGGTCTCAGAAATCAATCTTTCTCAGAAAAACCTTTCTGGCTCTCTTCCTTTCGATGCAATATGCTCGCTCCCACAACTAGAAAAGCTTTCTTTTGGCTCAAATTTCCTGCACGGAAGTCTCACTGAGGATTTGAAGAAGTGTACTAGTTTGCAGGAACTGGATTTGGCTAAGAATTCTTTCACAGGAAAAGTACCTGACTTGGGTTCTTTGAGTCAATTGAGGCTGTTGAGTTTGAATGCTAGTGGGGTGTCTGGACTTTTTCCATGGAAATCATTGGAGAATCTGACGGAGTTAACTTTTCTGAGCCTTGGTGATAACAGATTCGATGAAAGTCCTATTACAATGGAGTTGGGAAAGCATGACAAGCTTTACTGGCTTTACCTCTCAAATTGTAGCATCACAGGTGAAATCCCAGAGGGTATTGGAAACCTGACTCTGCTCGAGAATCTGGAGCTTTCGCATAACCACTTGGTTGGGGAAATTCCTCAGAGTATTACAAATCTCAAGAAGCTCAGGCAACTTGAGCTTTATGCTAATTCCCTGACCGGGAAAATCCCAGCTGGGCTTGGCAACCTCACAAGCCTTAGGAATTTTGATGTTTCAGACAACAAGCTTGAGGGTGATCTCTCTGAGCTCAAATCCTTGACAGGGCTTGAGTCTGTGCAGCTTTATGAGAATCACTTAGTTGGCGAAGTTCCGGAGGAGTTTGGAGAGTTCAAGAACCTTTATCAGCTCTCACTTTACAAGAACAAGCTCACTGGCCCTCTTCCTCAGAAGCTTGGTTCTTGGTCTGGCCTGGAGTACATTGATGTTTCAGAGAACTACTTGACTGGCCCTATACCCCCTGGCATGTGCAAAAATGAGAAACTGATTGATTTTCTTCTGCTGCAGAACAATTTCACAGGTGGGATTCCTGAGTCCTATGCAAATTGCAAGTCTTTAGTTCGGTTACGTGTGAATAACAATTCACTTTCGGGTACTGTCCCTGTTGGAATTTGGAGCTTGCCACGTGTTGTAGTTATGGATCTTTCTATGAATCAGTTTGAAGGTCCTCTGACTTCAGATGTTGGTAAGGCAAATTCTCTATCATTATTACTCTTAGCTAATAATCGATTTTCGGGTGAATTGCCTGCTGCTTTGTCTGAAGCTACCTCATTGGTAACGATTCAGCTTAGTATGAACCAATTTGAGGGTCAAATCCCAGCAACAATTGGGAACTTGAAGAAATTAGGCAGTTTTCATTTAGAACAAAATTTGTTGTCTGGTGCTATACCGGAATCAATAGGCTCATGTGCTAGGATTTCTGAAATCAACCTTGCCCATAACAATCTTTCTGGCCAAATCCCTCCAAGTCTTGGATCATTGCCTAACTTAAACTCCTTGAACTTATCTGGAAACCAACTTTCAAGTGAAGTTCCTGCTACTTTGTCATCCCTCAAACTCAGCCTTCTTGATCTTACAAACAACCAGTTGATTGGCCGCGTGCCCGAGTTACTATCCATTGCAGCTTTTAATGAAAGCTTTGATGGAAATCCTGGTTTGTGCAGCCAGACCTTGAAGAATTTGCGGCCTTGTTCTTCAAATTCCGGCTCTCCTAGCCACCCACGGATACTTTTGTCTTCTTTTATTGCTGGAGTACTTGCTCTGCTTATTTTGCTTGGTGTGTTCTTGCTTTGGAAGCTAAGGAGGAGCAGTCTTGATCAACCATTGAAGAGTAATTCATGGACTATGAAGCAGTACCATGTGCTTACCTTCACAGAGAATGAAATCCTAGATTCAATCAAAGCTGAAAATTTGATTGGCAAAGGAGGGTCAGGAAATGTATACAAAGTACAACTGAGAGATGGGAAAGCACTTGCTGTGAAGCACATTTGGACTTCACCAGACTCCGCTCACCAGAAAACTTATCGAAGCACCACTTCCATTTTGAAGAAGTCTAAATCCAGCTCATCGGAATATGATGCCGAGGTGGCCACACTGAGCTCATTGAGGCATGTGAATGTGGTGAAGCTATACTGCAGCATTAGTAGTGAGGACAGCAATCTGCTGGTTTACGAGTACTTTCCCAATGGGAGCTTATGGGATCAGCTGCACATGAATAACAAGGTCAAGATGGGGTGGGAAGTGAGGTATGAGATTGCTTTGGGGGCTGCAAGAGGATTGGAGTATCTTCACCATGGTAGTCACAGACCTGTTATACACAGAGATGTGAAGTCTAGTAATATTCTGCTAGATGGAGATTGGAAGCCTAGAATTGCTGATTTTGGGCTTGCCAAGATTGTGCAGGCTGGTGGTGAAATGACTCATGTCATTGCTGGGACACTCGGCTACATAGCTCCTG AGTATGCATATACCTACAAGGTAAATGAGAAGAGTGATGTGTATAGCTTTGGGGTGGTCTTGATGGAGTTGGTGACAGGAAAGAGTCCGGTGGAGACTGAGTTCGGAGAGAACAAGGACATTGTGAGCTGGGTTTGCAGCAAAATGCAGTGCGGAGAGAGTGAGTTTGAGTTGGTGGACTCGAGCATTGACGATACTCTACAAGAAGATGCTCTCAACGTTTTGAGCATTGCAATTCGCTGCACCGCTAGGGTTCCGGTTCTAAGACCCTCGATGAGAATGGTGGTTCAAATGCTGGAAGAGGCACAACCTTGTCAGCTCACCAGCATAAACATTACCAAGGAAGGTGAAAATAACCCGAAGATGGAGCAGAATTTCCACTACTGA
- the LOC112173425 gene encoding uncharacterized protein LOC112173425 yields MRVGCDQKHEEELDSEAIYKNFVLRVMAARSPNVKLRKALNRKSPSLKCPLTAPAKSSKPRVSRLALISSISHKIVDAKDKARPLHTKITATTPNVKAKQPSSVAKALTTPRNRKPISNPDTFRSVRNSKAKNVVVPKNRIVAKALVFNSPKKTVRTKGSSECGSNVGKLCAAIKKLDITSGKKHVLGYTKTLPLDTPRKQLRGREVKSRVFDSLHSNKGKGQEAKPLKRKKMEKDLKQCYDTGPYEEVDNDSSDMKVEEKLRKGSLEGFSKSVDSKSNKINGDEEHLEAGKSSESSLNENQVEVVSETSKADISSLSSSEKNDSEVNCDQEKTTDGNGHEDKPKLSSGMGKTSEHMEEDDNENAVASDNTEHDNEIMHTDDKENRITSEDNREQKRNGLKRKNLGNHSASKNSQKVIKVAEKIPKENSTSAPTNAQGVKYSKPKPTNPKPFRFRTDERGMLKEANSEKKVHAPLKEITLDSLPEKSTKKHQNVIQTNKTCLGQIEYESDSHGSCEKRRTRSDQNGKVGATCLKTSKGDLERKLSVMTPPQRYNVLTAQKPQKERIKSPMVQPSFTRPRGVSSKKKSVVSSKTPCQLSIIKESVSTNIRPRKAAKPCGVSSATKARTPSQSSSRGRRPATIPKEPHFHTIHVPKNCTRLQKEENDFTDAQQN; encoded by the exons ATGCGCGTCG GGTGTGATCAGAAgcatgaagaagaattagacTCTGAAGCAATATACAAGAACTTTGTTCTTAGG GTTATGGCAGCAAGAAGTCCGAATGTTAAACTTCGAAAAGCACTCAACAGAAAGTCGCCAAG TTTGAAATGCCCACTTACGGCTCCTGCAAAATCTTCTAAGCCTAGAGTTTCAAGGTTGGCCCTGATTTCTTCAATCTCTCATAAGATAGTTGATGCCAAAGATAAGGCCAGACCTCTCCATACTAAGATCACTGCAACAACCCCAAATGTTAAGGCAAAGCAACCATCTTCTGTAGCCAAAGCTCTCACTACTCCAAGGAATAGAAAACCCATCTCAAATCCAGATACATTTCGAAGTGTTAGGAACTCCAAAGCCAAAAATGTTGTGGTGCCAAAGAATAGGATTGTGGCAAAAGCTTTGGTCTTCAACTCTCCAAAGAAGACTGTGAGAACCAAGGGTTCATCGGAATGTGGTAGTAATGTGGGAAAACTTTGTGCAGCCATCAAGAAACTTGATATCACAAGTGGAAAGAAACATGTATTGGGTTATACCAAGACATTGCCTTTAGATACTCCAAGAAAACAATTGAGAGGGCGAGAGGTCAAAAGCCGGGTTTTTGATTCATTGCATTCTAACAAAGGTAAGGGGCAGGAAGCAAAGCccttgaagaggaagaagatggagaaagaCTTGAAGCAGTGTTATGATACAGGGCCTTATGAAGAGGTTGATAATGATTCCAGTGATATGAAGGTTGAAGAAAAATTAAGGAAGGGTTCCTTGGAAGGTTTCTCCAAGTCAGTTGATTCTAAGAGTAATAAAATAAATGGAGATGAGGAGCATTTGGAAGCTGGAAAAAGTTCAGAATCTTCTTTAAATGAGAATCAAGTTGAAGTGGTATCAGAGACTTCAAAAGCTGATATTAGCTCCTTGTCAAGTTCTGAAAAGAATGATTCAGAAGTGAACTGTGATCAGGAAAAGACCACCGATGGAAATGGTCATGAAGATAAACCAAAGTTAAGTTCAGGGATGGGGAAGACCAGTGAACACATGGAGGAAGATGATAACGAAAATGCTGTAGCCTCGGACAATACCGAACATGACAATGAGATCATGCATACGGATGATAAAGAAAACCGTATAACTTCTGAAGATAACAG AGAACAAAAGCGTAATGGCTTGAAGAGGAAAAATCTTGGTAACCATAGTGCTTCCAAAAACTCACAAAAG GTCATAAAAGTAGCAGAAAAGATTCCTAAAGAAAACTCCACATCTGCTCCCACTAATGCTCAAGGGGTCAAGTATAGTAAACCAAAACCCACAAATCCGAAGCCTTTTAGGTTCAGAACTGAT GAAAGAGGGATGCTTAAGGAAGCAAACTCGGAGAAAAAGGTTCATGCACCTCTCAAGGAAATCACATTAGACTCTTTGCCAGAAAAGTCCACAAAAAAACATCAGAATGTGATACAG ACAAATAAAACATGCCTCGGACAAATTGAATATGAGAGTGATAGCCATGGTAGCTGTGAAAAGAGAAGAACCCGATCAGATCAAAAT GGGAAGGTGGGAGCTACTTGCTTGAAGACTTCAAAAGGAGACTTAGAACGGAAGTTATCTGTAATGACTCCTCCACAAAGATATAATGTTTTGACCGCACAAAAACCacagaaggaaagaataaaGTCACCTATGGTGCAGCCAAGTTTTACAAGACCAAGAGG GGTTTCAAGTAAGAAGAAGTCTGTGGTTTCCTCCAAGACACCTTGCCAACTCAGTATAATAAAGGAAAGCGTATCAACAAATATAAGACCCAGGAAAGCAGCAAAACCATGTGGTGTTTCTTCAGCAACCAAAGCTCGTACTCCTTCTCAGTCATCATCACGGGGAAGAAGGCCTGCAACCATTCCAAAGGAGCCACACTTTCACACTATCCACGTACCAAAGAACTGTACAAGGctgcagaaagaagaaaacgACTTTACTGATGCCCAACAAAACTAA
- the LOC112173855 gene encoding proline iminopeptidase → MTRLVTLGFSPNSFSSPPFLPLISTTSSHFQLPSSFSFSLSSKLTASGKSNLVLRGCKTETKLRDSMESEKELPELNRELYPSIEPYSSGFLKVSDIHSIYWEQSGNPNGHPVIFLHGGPGGGTCPNNRTFFDPEFYRIILFDQRGSGKSTPHACLEENTTWDLISDIEKLREHLEIPEWQVFGGSWGSTLALAYSQSHPEKVTGMVLRGIFLLRKKEIDWFYEGGAAAIYPDAWEQFRDLIPENERGSFLDAYRKRLNSDDKEIQFAAARAWTMWEMMTAQLLPNDENIKRGEDDIFALAFARIENHYFVNRGFFPSDAYLLDNVEKIRHIKTTIVQGRYDVCCPMMSAWDLHKAWPEADLKVIQDAGHSANEPGIAAELVAANEKLKHIKIGA, encoded by the exons ATGACTAGGTTAGTGACCTTGGGATTCTCCCCAAATTCCTTTTCTTCCCCACCCTTCCTTCCCTTAatctccaccacctcctccCATTTTCAACTCccttcctccttctccttctctttgtCCTCCAAGCTCACTGCTTCAg GGAAGAGTAATTTGGTCCTACGTGGTTGCAAGACCGAGACGAAGCTACGAGATTCGATGGAATCAGAGAAGGAATTGCCGGAATTGAATAGAGAGCTGTATCCGAGCATTGAGCCTTACAGCTCCGGCTTTCTCAAGGTTTCGGATATTCACTCTATCTATTGGGAGCAGTCCGGAAATCCCAACGGCCAT CCTGTTATATTTCTTCATGGGGGTCCAGGAGGTGGAACTTGCCCAAATAATCGAACATTCTTTGATCCTGAGTTTTACAGAATCATCCTATTTGATCAG CGAGGTTCAGGGAAAAGTACTCCACATGCTTGCTTGGAAGAAAACACCACATGGGATCTCATTAGTGACATTGAAAAGCTCAGAGAACACCTGGAAATTCCAGAATGGCAG GTTTTTGGTGGGTCTTGGGGGAGTACCCTTGCCCTTGCATATAGCCAATCACACCCTGAGAAG GTTACTGGCATGGTCCTGAGAGGGATTTTTCtcttaagaaagaaagagattGATTGGTTTTATGAGGGTGGTGCTGCTGCCATATACCCTGATG CTTGGGAGCAGTTTCGTGATCTGATTCCGGAAAATGAGCGGGGAAGTTTTCTTGATGCTTATAGGAAGAGATTAAATTCCGATGATAAGGAAATACAA TTTGCAGCTGCTAGAGCATGGACAATGTGGGAAATGATGACTGCACAACTCCTTCCAAATGACGAGAACATCAAGAGGGGGGAAGACGATATTTTTGCATTG GCATTTGCCAGGATTGAAAATCATTACTTTGTGAACAGAGGATTCTTTCCTTCAGATGCATACCTGTTAGATAACGTCGAAAAGATAAGGCATATAAAAACTACAATCGTACAG GGACGATATGATGTTTGCTGTCCCATGATGTCAGCGTGGGATCTCCATAAAGCATGGCCAGAAGCTGATCTCAAG GTAATTCAAGATGCAGGACATTCTGCTAATGAACCAGGAATAGCTGCAGAGCTCGTGGCGGCAAATGAGAAGCTGAAACACATAAAAATTGGAGCATAG